The following DNA comes from Flavobacterium sp. N3904.
TTTTTACACGTTGAAATCGCCCGATCATACGATTGTTGAAAGTTGCGAACTCGCTGCCAAAGCCTGTCCCGTGAAAATTATTTCGGTCAAGGAAACCTAAGTAATTTAAATAATTTCATAAAGTTGTATCTTTGATAGAAGTAAACTGTACTAATTCAATTAGAGATATAATGAAAAGCAGTTTTAATATTACAAAAACAATACATTCAGGCGCAACTTATTTGTTGTGCTTGTTGACCTTTAGTTCTTTTTCTCAATCTACAGAAAAACAAACCATTCGCATTGAAAAAATGGAGTATGCCTACAACCCCTCCATTGTAGAATCAAACGGTGGATTCAATTCGTTTTCTAATTCTCGGGTTATTTTACCAATCAATGCTGAGATAGCTGAGAAAATGAAACAAAGTGTTTTAAGAGCCCTTGATAAACGATGGAATGCAGTTGTTTTGAACCCTCAATGGGATTTTAAAGAAATATCACCCTACAATAAGCCTCCAAAATTTAAAACCAATTTAAAAAAAGAAGCACCTGGTAGTTGGCATTTGTTTCTACAGGTAATTGATAATGGTCCTTACCCAATAACCGGTAAGAGCAGTTCTCCTTTTAACCCATACCCCGCCTTTGAAAGCTTGGATTATGCTCCCTATTATTTACAATTCAAAGTATCTCTTATTGATGGAAACAACGAATCAGTACTATTTTCGAATGAGATGACGGTCGAAATGCAACGATCTACTGTTCCCGCAGGGCAAATTTTACTTCGCAAACTTCCTGCACTTACCGATTCTTATCTTCAGGCTTTTGATACAGCCATTCAAACATTATTTGCTGCTTCTCCCCAAAGTGAGTTAAAATTGAATGTAACTCCTGTCTGTTTGTTTTTGGATACCGATAAAACATTGGCGAATGCCAAAAAATTAAATTTCGTCACAAAAGACGATTCCATTATTGAGCTTATTCAACTCAAACAAAAATGGATTATTCAAAATAGCAAAACCCGAAAAACGAAAAGAAAAAATAATTTTGGTTATAATTTATTCAACTCCACACTAACCACTTTAACAGGTTTGAGTACTGATAAAATAAGAGCAATGGGATATGTGACAAAATTTGGTTTTATAGATACCAATGATAATGCTCATTATTTTTGTGAAGTTCATTTTATTGAAGAGACTCGAGAAGAGAAAGAACGTGAAGTAACAAGGGATGCCAATGGAACTAAAGTGTACAGCAATTATCTCAATGGCAATTTAAACGTAAATCGATCGTTGGACTCTAATAAAATGTGTTATTTGATTCGTGAAAAAGACACCATTGCACACTTTAAAATTACAATAGGAAATCGTGCAGATTCCAAAAAACACTTCTCTCAATATTGGGATGGTAAAGACGAATCTACTATAAGCCCAATGCCTGAGCTTTGGAACAATTCGGCTTCGGGACAAAACTGGTATATAAGCCCATTCACCCTTGAAGGAGAAGTAAACAATGTGCCTTTTATCATTGAAAACAGTAAAGCAGGAAACCAAATTGATATTGAAATTAGTGGTCAAGAAATTATGACATTAAAAATATACAATAACAAACCCGTATTCGGCATTTTATATTCGAATTCTGCAGACGAAAAAGTTACAAACCTTTTGATGATGCTGTCGACAATGCCTTTCAATTCTATTTTTTGAAACAACAATTTTTTACTTTTCAATACTATAATCAGCAATATTAGAATCGAAAAAGATTATTTGAGCAGGCAGTATATAGCTAAGTCATATCCTGCAAAAATCATTTCGGTGAAGAAAACATAAAAAAATCCTTAATTCCGTTTAAATACAGAATTAAGGATTTTTTATATCTAAAAACAAATACTAATTAGCCTGAACAATTCCTGGAGGACTCCAGGTTCCAGAACCAGCAGGAAGTATAGAAGGCTGTTCCGTTTTTGGCCAATACAATCGCATTACCAAATAAATTGGCCCGTTTGGAGCTGGCAACCAGTTGCTTTGTTTATCAGTTCCTGGATTGTCTTTTTGAATATAAAGTGTCAACGATCCATCCGCATTTTTTTTCATGTTCGACAACATCGGAGAGTTTATCAAATAGCGATTGATCGGATTCTTAATCAAAAATTGCGTTTTACCATCATACATTGTAACCGACCAAAAAGCGTTTACTGGTGGCAACTGACCTGCCTTGAAAGTAAGAGTATAATTGTGCTTACTGCCGTCTAAAGTTTGGCCTGTAACATCTTCTCGAGTCATTGGGTACATCGCCTCAACAGCGTCATTGCCATAAATTCCACCTTTTGCAGCAGCAGCACGTTTTAGCCAGTCTCCACTATAGAAAGCGCTATCGCCGAAAACAGACCCGACATTCCAGCTATTAACTTTTTTTATTCCAGAACCGCCTTCGGTCAAAAATTTCGAAACTTCAGCATCGCCTGCTTTCATGGCCAACAAAATCGCTGCTTTGTGTTCTAGCGACAAATCGGCAAATTCAAACTTTTTATTGGGACCAATACCTATAGTGGCAAGCTTGGCCAAAATAGCTTTGTTTTCGGCAGTTTCGGGAATAAATGCCAGTGCTGCATCCAAATATTGATAAAAATTAGCCTTGATTCCCGCAGTATTGGCAGGAAGAAAATCAATTTTTGGCGCAGCAGCAGGTGCAGGCTGATTCAAAAATTTGGAAAGCGGTTGTGCTTTATACCCTGACTGCACTTTGACCACATTGGGCATATCGGCAGCATTAAAAAGCTGGGTACGAAAAATAGTAAGTCCAAATGGAGTAGTCGATGTAAACATCTTTTTGATTCCTTTGGGTAAAGTGCCTTTCCAATCTGGACCCACAACAAGATAATTTCCAGCTTCAGTTCCTGTAGCACGGCTGCCAATGTAACCATAGTTGTAGACATTTCCATCGATCAATTGTACCGAGTAATAGCGTTTTTTGTCTACCGCAGGTACCGAAATTACCATAGGTTCTGCGCGCAAATCCAACCATAGCATCGAATAGGGAGTGTCACTATTTGGGGTGACTACAGTTGTATCTTCGTATGTAAAAACCCGATGCTCATTAGTAACTTGATTAAAAGGCCCCTTGTATTGCCCTGAGTTTTTGTCTACACTAAACTCCTGCATCACGGCATAGTTCATTACTATTGGCAATCCGTAAACAAAAGCCTCTTGGGCAATAGCCTTGGTCTCGGCTATACTTGGAACTTCAATTCCCGCCAATTTATCAGCTTGTTCGGCTTGGTTGATCGCATCGTTTTTTTTGCAGGATTGAAATGAAGCGCTCAAAGCCAAACTAGTGAGGGCTAAGTAGAGAAACTTGGTTGTTTTCATGGTTTATTATTTTAAATGTTAACAGTTTGAAAGGCAATTCACCCCAAATTTACTATTTTTTTTAAATCTCACCTACAATGCAAGTTATGAATTTATTCTAAAATTTTAGTTGTGGAAATTACTGTGGTTAAGTAAATACATTTTATAAATTGATAACCAGTAGTAATCATCAAACTCAGAAATTTTAATCCTTCTTTTTTAGTATAAATTTATGATTTTTTGCCCTTTTTTAGCGTTGTAACATAAACCAAAAAAATACTATCTTTACCGATTAAACGTTTTAAGAACTTAAATTGCGTTCGTCGCAATACTACATATAAAATTATGGCATGTACAAGTTGTTCAACTTCTGATGGTGGTGCACCAAAGGGTTGCAAAAATAATGGGACTTGCGGCACCGATAGCTGCAATAAATTAACGGTTTTTGACTGGCTTTCGAACATGAGTTTGCCCAATGGCGAAGCTCCTTTTGACTGCGTTGAAGTTCGCTTCAAAAACGGAAGAAAAGAGTTTTACCGCAATACCGAAAAATTGACTTTGAGTATGGGTGACATAGTTGCAACTGTCGCTTCACCCGGACATGATATAGGAATTGTAACCCTTACAGGCGAATTGGTAAAAATTCAAATGAAGAAAAAGGGAGTCAATTATTTAAGCAATGAGGTTCCAAAAGTGTATCGAAAAGCGACTCAAAAAGACATCGATATCTGGACCGTAGCAAGAAATAAAGAAGAGCCTATGAAAGTTCGCGCCCGTGAACTTGCGATAGCCCAAAAACTCGAAATGAAAATTTCGGATATCGAATTTCAAGGCGATGGGTCGAAAGCTACTTTCTATTACACCGCCAACGACAGAGTCGATTTCAGACTTTTAATCAAAGATTTTGCGAAGGAATTCAGTACCAGAGTCGAGATGAAACAAGTAGGTTTCCGTCAGGAAGCCGCACGTTTGGGCGGAATTGGTTCTTGTGGTAGAGAATTGTGTTGTTCTACCTGGCTAACCGATTTTAGAAGCGTAAACACATCGGCCGCACGTTACCAGCAATTGTCTTTAAACCCACAGAAACTAGCAGGTCAATGTGGCAAGTTAAAATGTTGCTTGAATTACGAATTGGATACTTACATGGATGCCTTGAAAGACTTTCCGGAGTTTGACACCAAATTGGTTACCGAAAAAGGAGATGCCATTTGCCAAAAACAAGACATTTTCAAAGGATTAATGTGGTTTGCCTACACCAATAATTTTGCCAATTGGCATATTTTGAAAATCGATCAGGTCAAAGAAATAATAGCGGAAAACAAATTGAAAAACAAAGTCTCCGCTCTTGAAGATTATGCTATTGAAGTGGTTGCAGAGCCAGAACAAAATTTCAATAACGCGATGGGCCAAGAAAGTTTAACCCGTTTTGACCAACCGAAGAGAAAGAAAAAACCAAGCAAAAAACCTAGAGTTGCAGGCGAAAATGTTATTGTTCCCAACAATGCAAACAAACCAACTATTCAAAAAACAAACGCTGCGATTAATCCAAACGTTGCCAACAAAGAAAATCCAAACAAGGAAAATCCAGGTGGTAATAACAATCGCAACAACCGCAATAAAAACAACAATCGCAATAAGCCAAATCCGAACCGACCGGCTACTGCAGAAAACAAACAACCAGAACAACCCAGAAAACCTATAATTATTAAAAAGAATGAGACTAAAGAATAGTTTTTTACTCCTTTTGGTTGCTGTACTCCTTTTTTCATGTGATAAAAAAAGAGTTTTTGATGAATATAAATCAGTAGGAAGCGCATGGAATAAAGACAGCATCGTCACTTTTGATTTACCCGTTTTGGATTCTACAAAAAGGTATGATTTGTTTGTAAATTTGAGAGACAACGACAATTACAAATACAACAATTTGTTTCTGATTGTATCTATGGAAAGCCCAAATGGATACACAAAAGTAGATACGCTAGAATACCAAATGGCCAATCCAGACGGAACGCTACTGGGAGATGGTTTTACAGACCTGAAAGAAAGCAAACTGTATTACAAAGAAAACGTAAAGTTTAGAGGGAAATACAAAGTACACATCAAACAAGTTGTTAGAGAAACCGGTAAAGTTCCCGGTGTTGCCCTTTTGGACGGAATTACCGAGGTAGGTTTTAGAATAGAAAAAAAAGAATAGTAAACAATTATGGCTGCTAGAAAAAATAATACACAGACTAAAGGCATCGAAAAAGATGTGAAATATTATTCAAAGAAATTTTGGCAAATTTTCTTTTACGGACTGGGAATCATCGCCTTGTTTTTCCTGTTTGCCTCTTGGGGACTTTTTGGATCCATGCCTTCTTTTGAAGACCTGGAAAATCCAGATTCCAATTTGGCGACCGAAATCATCTCTTCAGATGGTGTTGTTTTGGGTAAATATTTCAAGCAAAACCGTTCAGCATTAAAATATTCCGATTTGCCTAAAAATCTTGTAGATGCCTTGGTTGCTACCGAAGACGCCCGTTTTTATGAGCATTCGGGAATTGATGGAAGAGGAACTTTGAGAGCAATTGCCAGCTTAGGAACAAGTGGTGGAGCAAGTACCTTAACACAACAATTGGCGAAACAATTATTTCACGGAGAAGGTTCTAAGTTTTTGCCTTTTCGAATTGTACAAAAAGTTAAAGAATGGATAATCGCCATTCGACTAGAAAGACAATACACCAAAAACGAAATCATAGCAATGTATTGCAACGTATATGATTTTGGGAATTATTCTGTTGGTGTTAGCTCTGCTGCAAAAACGTATTTTTCGAAAGAACCTAAGGATTTGACCATCGATGAATCGGCTATTTTAGTTGGAATGTTTAAAAATTCCGGACTATATAATCCT
Coding sequences within:
- a CDS encoding stage 0 sporulation family protein; translation: MACTSCSTSDGGAPKGCKNNGTCGTDSCNKLTVFDWLSNMSLPNGEAPFDCVEVRFKNGRKEFYRNTEKLTLSMGDIVATVASPGHDIGIVTLTGELVKIQMKKKGVNYLSNEVPKVYRKATQKDIDIWTVARNKEEPMKVRARELAIAQKLEMKISDIEFQGDGSKATFYYTANDRVDFRLLIKDFAKEFSTRVEMKQVGFRQEAARLGGIGSCGRELCCSTWLTDFRSVNTSAARYQQLSLNPQKLAGQCGKLKCCLNYELDTYMDALKDFPEFDTKLVTEKGDAICQKQDIFKGLMWFAYTNNFANWHILKIDQVKEIIAENKLKNKVSALEDYAIEVVAEPEQNFNNAMGQESLTRFDQPKRKKKPSKKPRVAGENVIVPNNANKPTIQKTNAAINPNVANKENPNKENPGGNNNRNNRNKNNNRNKPNPNRPATAENKQPEQPRKPIIIKKNETKE
- a CDS encoding DUF1254 domain-containing protein, whose amino-acid sequence is MKTTKFLYLALTSLALSASFQSCKKNDAINQAEQADKLAGIEVPSIAETKAIAQEAFVYGLPIVMNYAVMQEFSVDKNSGQYKGPFNQVTNEHRVFTYEDTTVVTPNSDTPYSMLWLDLRAEPMVISVPAVDKKRYYSVQLIDGNVYNYGYIGSRATGTEAGNYLVVGPDWKGTLPKGIKKMFTSTTPFGLTIFRTQLFNAADMPNVVKVQSGYKAQPLSKFLNQPAPAAAPKIDFLPANTAGIKANFYQYLDAALAFIPETAENKAILAKLATIGIGPNKKFEFADLSLEHKAAILLAMKAGDAEVSKFLTEGGSGIKKVNSWNVGSVFGDSAFYSGDWLKRAAAAKGGIYGNDAVEAMYPMTREDVTGQTLDGSKHNYTLTFKAGQLPPVNAFWSVTMYDGKTQFLIKNPINRYLINSPMLSNMKKNADGSLTLYIQKDNPGTDKQSNWLPAPNGPIYLVMRLYWPKTEQPSILPAGSGTWSPPGIVQAN
- a CDS encoding gliding motility lipoprotein GldH; translation: MRLKNSFLLLLVAVLLFSCDKKRVFDEYKSVGSAWNKDSIVTFDLPVLDSTKRYDLFVNLRDNDNYKYNNLFLIVSMESPNGYTKVDTLEYQMANPDGTLLGDGFTDLKESKLYYKENVKFRGKYKVHIKQVVRETGKVPGVALLDGITEVGFRIEKKE